Proteins from a single region of Streptomyces sp. HUAS 15-9:
- a CDS encoding AIM24 family protein: MFRLQGSKVLAVDMTGDAVKAKNGSMVAYDGQMAFKKLSGGGEGLRGMVTRRLTGEQMTVMEVKGHGTCWFADRASEINLVNLQGDKLYVESSNLLATDAGLRTGTTFTGLRGASQGNGLFTTTVEGHGQAAITSDGPAVVLRVSSQYPLIVDPGAYIAHQGNVRQSFQSGVTFRTFFGEGGGEAFQIRFEGDGLVYVQPSERNTIAGDV; this comes from the coding sequence ATGTTCCGACTTCAAGGAAGCAAGGTACTCGCCGTCGACATGACCGGGGACGCCGTGAAGGCGAAGAACGGCTCGATGGTCGCGTACGACGGGCAGATGGCCTTCAAGAAGCTGAGCGGCGGCGGTGAGGGGCTCAGGGGGATGGTGACCCGGCGGCTCACCGGCGAGCAGATGACCGTGATGGAGGTGAAGGGACACGGGACCTGCTGGTTCGCGGACCGTGCGTCCGAGATCAACCTCGTGAATCTCCAGGGGGACAAGCTGTACGTGGAGTCGAGCAATCTGCTCGCGACCGACGCCGGGCTGCGCACCGGGACGACCTTCACCGGACTGCGGGGGGCCTCCCAGGGCAACGGGCTGTTCACGACCACCGTCGAGGGACACGGTCAGGCGGCCATCACCTCCGACGGACCGGCCGTCGTGCTGCGGGTCAGCTCCCAGTACCCGCTGATCGTCGACCCGGGGGCCTACATCGCCCACCAGGGGAACGTACGGCAGTCCTTCCAGTCCGGTGTGACGTTCCGCACGTTCTTCGGTGAGGGCGGCGGCGAGGCCTTCCAGATCCGGTTCGAGGGGGACGGACTGGTGTACGTGCAGCCGAGCGAGCGGAACACGATCGCGGGGGACGTGTGA
- a CDS encoding tetratricopeptide repeat protein: MQPRNMSMSGVVDLAAVKAAQEAKAKAEQARAESARQGGAGAVSPADLVIDVEEATFELDVLQRSAEVPVVIDFWAEWCQPCKQLSPVLERLAVEYNGRFLLAKIDVDANQMLMQQFGVQGIPAVFAVVAGQALPLFQGAAGEQQIRETLDQLVQVAEQRFGLTGLTVDPDAEPGARVAPAAPAGPHDAVLEAAVQALDAGDLGGAIQAYKNVLSEDPGNSEAKLGLAQAELLERVQGSEPQQVRKDAAEKPADAQAQIAAADLDLVGGHVEDAFGRLIETVARTAGDERDAVRRRLLELFELVGAEDPRVIGARRALARALF, from the coding sequence ATGCAGCCACGGAACATGTCCATGAGCGGCGTCGTCGACCTCGCCGCGGTGAAGGCGGCCCAGGAGGCCAAGGCCAAGGCGGAGCAGGCGCGCGCCGAGTCCGCCCGGCAGGGCGGGGCGGGGGCCGTCTCCCCGGCCGATCTCGTCATCGACGTCGAAGAGGCCACCTTCGAACTCGACGTACTGCAGCGCTCCGCAGAGGTGCCGGTCGTCATCGACTTCTGGGCCGAGTGGTGTCAGCCCTGCAAGCAGCTGAGCCCCGTCCTGGAGCGGCTCGCCGTCGAGTACAACGGGCGCTTTCTGCTCGCGAAGATCGACGTCGACGCCAACCAGATGCTGATGCAGCAGTTCGGGGTGCAGGGCATCCCGGCCGTCTTCGCCGTCGTCGCGGGGCAGGCGCTGCCGCTCTTCCAGGGAGCGGCCGGCGAGCAGCAGATCCGGGAGACCCTCGACCAGCTGGTGCAGGTCGCCGAGCAGCGCTTCGGGCTGACGGGCCTGACCGTCGACCCCGACGCCGAGCCGGGTGCGCGGGTGGCCCCCGCGGCACCGGCAGGGCCGCACGACGCGGTCCTGGAGGCCGCCGTACAGGCCCTGGACGCGGGGGACCTGGGCGGGGCGATCCAGGCGTACAAGAACGTGCTGAGCGAGGACCCGGGCAACTCCGAGGCCAAGCTGGGTCTGGCGCAGGCCGAGTTGCTGGAGCGGGTGCAGGGCAGCGAACCGCAGCAGGTGCGCAAGGACGCGGCCGAGAAGCCGGCGGACGCGCAGGCGCAGATCGCCGCCGCCGATCTGGATCTGGTCGGGGGGCATGTGGAGGACGCCTTCGGGCGGCTCATCGAGACGGTCGCGCGTACGGCGGGTGACGAGCGGGATGCCGTACGGCGTCGGCTCCTGGAGCTCTTCGAGCTGGTCGGTGCCGAGGATCCGAGAGTGATCGGGGCGCGCCGGGCGCTGGCCCGGGCGCTGTTCTGA
- a CDS encoding TetR/AcrR family transcriptional regulator, whose amino-acid sequence MSPETVKSQETKTKLLEGALRTLTEQGIAKTSARTVAAAAGVNQALVFYHFGSVDELLAAACRYGAEKAVARYRGRLAAVASLSELLAVGREIHEQERAGGHVALLGQLLAGAQTHESLRPATAAGLDLWITEIEQVLRRVLADTPFGEFTDPAGLARALAASFVGIELYEGVDEAGAHAALDALEQLGALVAALEELGPVGQRAVRHHLRRAGRR is encoded by the coding sequence ATGAGCCCGGAGACGGTGAAGTCCCAGGAGACCAAGACCAAACTCCTGGAGGGCGCGCTGCGGACGCTCACCGAACAGGGCATCGCCAAGACGTCGGCCCGAACGGTCGCCGCGGCCGCCGGAGTCAACCAGGCGCTCGTCTTCTACCACTTCGGATCCGTGGACGAACTCCTCGCCGCCGCCTGCCGCTACGGCGCCGAGAAGGCGGTGGCCCGCTACCGCGGCCGCCTTGCCGCCGTCGCCTCCCTGTCCGAACTCCTCGCCGTCGGCCGTGAGATACACGAGCAGGAGCGGGCGGGGGGCCATGTGGCCCTCCTCGGCCAGCTGCTCGCCGGTGCCCAGACCCACGAGAGCCTGCGCCCGGCCACCGCCGCGGGCCTCGACCTGTGGATCACCGAGATCGAGCAGGTGCTGAGGCGGGTGCTCGCCGACACCCCCTTCGGCGAGTTCACCGACCCGGCGGGGCTGGCCCGCGCCCTCGCCGCCTCGTTCGTCGGCATCGAGCTGTACGAGGGGGTGGACGAGGCCGGCGCCCACGCCGCCCTCGACGCCCTGGAGCAACTCGGCGCCCTCGTGGCCGCCCTGGAGGAACTCGGTCCCGTCGGCCAGCGCGCGGTCCGCCATCACCTGCGCCGCGCCGGCCGCCGCTGA
- a CDS encoding ArsR/SmtB family transcription factor, producing MPSRLYFEDADFLRCRFAVSPLWETQDAVRTLKRPDRHGYHAPWLRRIRRAAAELDLTPLWLLMPRRGHSPDWLGSPPLGPAATFEEEIAAVRAADPEAARADTARSLADTPGALESPYGRAWLADPERMVRELAVAMEQAWHVLVEPDWPRLRALLEADVAFHSRRLAEVGLGGLLPELSRRFGWHAGTLTVESAGEYERHLGGQGLVLMPSVFSWPDVVTGFEPPWQPALVYPARGIGGLWSEPADRAPDTLVRLLGRGRAAVLTALDEPSTTTALAHRLGLASSSVSAHLTVLRDSGLLTSRRYGHQVLYERTPLGIMLASSE from the coding sequence GTGCCGTCGCGCCTGTATTTCGAGGACGCGGACTTTCTCAGGTGCCGGTTCGCGGTGTCGCCGCTGTGGGAGACGCAGGACGCGGTGCGTACGCTCAAGCGCCCGGACCGGCACGGGTACCACGCGCCCTGGCTGCGCCGGATCCGCCGGGCGGCCGCCGAGCTCGATCTGACCCCGCTGTGGCTGCTGATGCCGCGCCGCGGCCACTCCCCCGACTGGCTCGGCTCGCCCCCGCTCGGTCCGGCGGCCACCTTCGAGGAGGAGATCGCGGCCGTGCGCGCGGCCGATCCGGAGGCGGCCCGCGCGGACACGGCCCGGTCGCTCGCGGACACCCCCGGCGCGCTGGAGTCGCCGTACGGCCGGGCCTGGCTGGCCGACCCGGAGCGGATGGTGCGGGAGCTGGCCGTCGCGATGGAACAGGCCTGGCACGTCCTGGTCGAACCGGACTGGCCCCGGCTGCGCGCCCTGCTGGAGGCCGATGTCGCCTTCCACTCCCGGCGGCTGGCCGAGGTCGGCCTGGGCGGCCTGCTGCCAGAGCTCAGCCGGCGCTTCGGCTGGCACGCCGGGACGCTGACCGTCGAGTCGGCGGGCGAGTACGAGCGGCACCTCGGCGGGCAGGGCCTGGTGCTGATGCCGAGCGTGTTCAGCTGGCCCGACGTCGTCACCGGCTTCGAGCCGCCCTGGCAGCCCGCCCTGGTCTATCCGGCCCGCGGTATCGGCGGGCTGTGGTCCGAGCCCGCGGACCGCGCCCCGGACACACTGGTACGGCTCCTGGGCCGAGGCCGGGCCGCCGTGCTCACGGCGCTGGACGAACCGTCGACCACCACCGCCCTCGCCCACCGCCTCGGGCTCGCCTCGTCCTCGGTGTCCGCGCATCTGACGGTGCTCCGGGACTCGGGCCTGCTGACCTCGCGACGCTACGGGCACCAGGTGCTGTACGAGCGGACACCGCTGGGGATCATGCTGGCGTCGAGCGAGTAG
- a CDS encoding acyl-CoA mutase large subunit family protein has protein sequence MDADAIDEGRTRWQARYDAARKRDADFTTLSGDPVEPVYGPRPGDTYEGFERIGWPGEYPFTRGLYPTGYRGRTWTIRQFAGFGNAEQTNERYKMILAAGGGGLSVAFDMPTLMGRDSDDPRSLGEVGHCGVAIDSAADMEVLFKDIPLGDVTTSMTISGPAVPVFCMYLVAAERQGVDPSVLNGTLQTDIFKEYIAQKEWLFQPEPHLRLIGDLMEHCAAGIPAYKPLSVSGYHIREAGATAAQELAYTLADGFGYVELGLSRGLDVDVFAPGLSFFFDAHVDFFEEIAKFRAARRIWARWMRDVYGAKSDKAQWLRFHTQTAGVSLTAQQPYNNVVRTAVEALAAVLGGTNSLHTNALDETLALPSEQAAEIALRTQQVLMEETGVANVADPLGGSWYVEQLTDRIEADAEKIFDQIKERGLRAHPDGRHPIGPITSGILRGIEDGWFTGEIAESAFRYQQSLEKGDKRVVGVNVNTGSVTGDLEILRVSHEVEREQVRVLGARKSGRDEARVRTTLDAMLAAARDGSNMIEPMLDAVRAEATLGEICGVLRDEWGVYTEPAGF, from the coding sequence ATGGACGCTGACGCCATCGATGAGGGCCGCACCCGCTGGCAGGCCCGGTACGACGCAGCGCGCAAGCGCGACGCTGACTTCACCACGCTCTCCGGTGACCCCGTGGAGCCGGTCTACGGACCCCGGCCGGGGGACACCTACGAGGGCTTCGAGCGGATCGGCTGGCCCGGGGAGTACCCCTTCACCCGCGGGCTGTATCCGACCGGCTATCGCGGCCGCACCTGGACGATCCGCCAGTTCGCCGGGTTCGGGAACGCCGAGCAGACCAATGAGCGGTACAAGATGATCCTGGCCGCCGGCGGCGGCGGTCTGTCCGTGGCGTTCGACATGCCCACGCTCATGGGACGCGACTCCGACGACCCGCGCTCGCTGGGTGAGGTCGGGCACTGCGGCGTGGCGATCGACTCGGCGGCGGACATGGAGGTCCTGTTCAAGGACATCCCGCTGGGGGATGTCACGACGTCCATGACGATCAGCGGACCCGCGGTCCCCGTCTTCTGCATGTACCTGGTCGCGGCCGAGCGCCAGGGCGTCGACCCGTCCGTCCTCAACGGCACGCTGCAGACGGACATCTTCAAGGAGTACATCGCCCAGAAGGAGTGGCTCTTCCAGCCCGAGCCCCATCTGCGGCTGATCGGCGACCTGATGGAGCACTGCGCCGCCGGCATCCCCGCCTACAAGCCGCTGTCGGTCTCCGGTTACCACATCCGCGAGGCCGGGGCGACGGCCGCGCAGGAGCTGGCGTACACGCTCGCGGACGGCTTCGGATACGTCGAACTCGGCCTGTCCCGCGGCCTGGACGTGGATGTCTTCGCCCCCGGCCTGTCCTTCTTCTTCGACGCCCACGTGGATTTCTTCGAGGAGATCGCCAAGTTCCGCGCGGCGCGCAGGATCTGGGCCCGCTGGATGCGGGACGTGTACGGCGCGAAGAGCGACAAGGCCCAGTGGCTGCGCTTCCACACCCAGACCGCCGGTGTCTCGCTGACCGCCCAGCAGCCGTACAACAACGTGGTGCGCACTGCCGTGGAGGCGCTCGCGGCGGTGCTCGGCGGGACCAACTCGCTGCACACCAACGCCCTGGACGAGACCCTCGCGCTGCCGAGCGAGCAGGCCGCCGAGATCGCCCTGCGCACGCAGCAGGTGCTGATGGAGGAGACCGGGGTCGCCAACGTGGCCGATCCGCTGGGCGGTTCTTGGTACGTCGAGCAGTTGACGGACCGGATCGAGGCCGACGCGGAGAAGATCTTCGACCAGATCAAGGAGCGCGGGCTGCGCGCCCACCCCGACGGGCGGCACCCGATCGGTCCGATCACCTCCGGCATCCTGCGCGGGATCGAGGACGGCTGGTTCACCGGCGAGATCGCGGAGTCCGCGTTCCGCTACCAGCAGTCCCTGGAGAAGGGCGACAAGCGGGTCGTCGGCGTCAACGTCAACACCGGCTCCGTCACCGGCGACCTGGAGATCCTGCGGGTCAGCCACGAGGTGGAGCGGGAGCAGGTCCGGGTGCTGGGTGCGCGCAAGAGCGGGCGCGACGAGGCCCGCGTCCGTACGACCCTCGACGCGATGCTCGCCGCCGCACGCGACGGCTCCAACATGATCGAGCCCATGCTGGACGCCGTACGCGCCGAGGCGACCCTGGGCGAGATCTGCGGGGTGCTGCGGGACGAGTGGGGGGTGTACACGGAGCCCGCGGGCTTCTGA
- a CDS encoding DUF3817 domain-containing protein: MKKSVLTRYRVLAYVTGVLLVLLCLSMIAKYGLDMDGAADFTRVVAIAHGWLYVVYLVFAFDLGSKAKWPVGKQLWVLLAGTVPTAAFFVERKVSRELEAKAADQVPAVAKA, encoded by the coding sequence ATGAAGAAAAGCGTGCTGACCCGCTACCGCGTCCTCGCCTATGTCACCGGTGTACTGCTCGTGCTGCTGTGCCTGAGCATGATCGCCAAGTACGGGCTGGACATGGACGGCGCGGCGGACTTCACCCGGGTCGTGGCCATCGCCCACGGCTGGCTGTACGTCGTGTACCTCGTCTTCGCCTTCGACCTGGGCTCCAAGGCGAAGTGGCCGGTCGGCAAGCAGCTGTGGGTGCTCCTCGCGGGCACCGTCCCGACCGCCGCTTTCTTCGTCGAGCGGAAGGTCAGCCGCGAGCTGGAGGCCAAGGCCGCCGATCAGGTCCCGGCCGTCGCCAAGGCATAG
- a CDS encoding TetR/AcrR family transcriptional regulator — MQSRTPATRAGRPRNAAADTAILAATRQALVELGWSKLTLGDVATRAGVAKTTLYRRWSGKNELVVDAVAELFDELVLPDRGSLAADIEGVVLQFAAILARPEAKSGLMAVVTESTRDEALRERIRDSIVDRQKCLVLEGRARAQKRGELPPEAGPEDAARTVDLIFDMVAGAVVHRTLVSAEPADEEWVHSFTRVLLLGLTGASQDV; from the coding sequence ATGCAGAGCCGTACTCCCGCCACCCGCGCCGGACGCCCGCGCAACGCCGCCGCGGACACCGCGATCCTGGCGGCGACCCGGCAGGCGCTGGTCGAGCTGGGCTGGTCGAAGCTCACCCTGGGAGACGTGGCCACGCGGGCCGGGGTCGCGAAGACGACGCTCTACCGGCGCTGGTCGGGCAAGAACGAGCTCGTGGTGGACGCGGTCGCCGAGCTCTTCGACGAACTCGTCCTTCCCGACCGGGGCTCCCTGGCGGCCGACATCGAGGGCGTGGTGCTCCAGTTCGCCGCGATCCTGGCCCGACCGGAGGCGAAAAGTGGCTTGATGGCGGTGGTCACGGAGTCGACCCGGGACGAGGCCCTGCGCGAGCGCATCCGCGACTCCATCGTGGACCGCCAGAAGTGCCTGGTCCTGGAGGGCCGCGCACGGGCCCAGAAACGCGGCGAGCTGCCCCCCGAGGCAGGCCCGGAGGACGCCGCCCGCACGGTGGACCTCATCTTCGACATGGTGGCGGGCGCGGTGGTGCACCGCACCCTCGTCAGCGCGGAGCCGGCGGACGAGGAGTGGGTGCACAGCTTCACCCGGGTACTCCTGCTGGGCCTGACAGGAGCGTCGCAGGACGTCTAG
- a CDS encoding DUF6230 family protein has protein sequence MESQVRGGTRWKRFAVVMVPSVAATACIGVALAQGALAASFSVSGQSFKVTAQELHGKGFAQYGAIDQGYTLSGGKSAHPVAVSAFNTATIQKMCQSVVTPDIPILGDVTLRLEAGDSTDEAKQVQAERLYIDVDTLDADATFHNIDIGVAAKDASKGPGMKGNGEQANPFGFAQQAESADLSNVKQTAWATTAGTFKLSGLHMSLHRGSGAGIECY, from the coding sequence ATGGAGTCCCAGGTGCGTGGCGGGACCAGATGGAAGCGGTTCGCTGTGGTCATGGTGCCCAGCGTCGCCGCCACGGCGTGTATAGGTGTCGCCCTCGCGCAGGGCGCTCTGGCCGCGTCGTTCAGCGTTTCGGGTCAGTCGTTCAAGGTGACGGCGCAGGAGCTCCACGGCAAGGGCTTCGCGCAGTACGGGGCGATCGACCAGGGCTACACCCTGTCCGGTGGCAAGTCGGCTCACCCCGTCGCGGTCTCGGCCTTCAACACGGCCACGATCCAGAAGATGTGCCAGTCGGTCGTCACCCCGGACATCCCGATCCTCGGTGACGTCACGCTGCGCCTCGAGGCGGGTGACAGCACCGACGAGGCCAAGCAGGTCCAGGCGGAGCGCCTGTACATCGACGTCGACACCCTCGACGCCGACGCCACCTTCCACAACATCGACATCGGTGTGGCCGCCAAGGACGCCAGCAAGGGTCCGGGCATGAAGGGCAACGGTGAGCAGGCCAACCCGTTCGGCTTCGCCCAGCAGGCGGAGTCGGCGGACCTGAGCAACGTGAAGCAGACGGCGTGGGCGACCACCGCCGGAACCTTCAAGCTCAGCGGTCTGCACATGTCGCTGCACCGGGGCAGCGGCGCGGGAATCGAGTGCTACTAA
- a CDS encoding DUF3817 domain-containing protein: protein MDIKTATALRRLRLISAPEAVSFLILLLCSVLKRTTDFNAVPVMGAAHGVLFILYVIFWADAWNRTKWSGRTAAFYFVLSVLPTGGFFAERKLRREAESAVIAARARKEGIVNA, encoded by the coding sequence GTGGACATCAAGACCGCCACCGCCCTCCGCCGCCTCCGCCTGATCTCCGCCCCCGAGGCCGTGTCGTTCCTCATCCTGCTGCTCTGCTCGGTACTGAAGCGGACCACGGACTTCAACGCGGTGCCCGTGATGGGCGCGGCCCACGGTGTCCTGTTCATCCTGTACGTGATCTTCTGGGCCGACGCCTGGAACCGCACCAAGTGGAGCGGCAGGACCGCGGCGTTCTACTTCGTCCTGTCCGTGCTGCCCACCGGTGGCTTCTTCGCCGAGCGCAAGCTGCGCCGCGAGGCCGAGTCCGCGGTCATCGCCGCCCGCGCCCGCAAGGAAGGGATCGTGAACGCATGA
- a CDS encoding MFS transporter — MSAVQHRPVAQPAGYARVFAVPEFRAVFAAHTLSMLGVIVSEIALSVLVYDLTGSPLLSALAFALGFLPYLVGGTLLSGVADRFPARRVLVVCDLVCAGCVALMALPGADIAVLLALRCGLAVVSPVFAGTRMATLADILGDGDLFVLGRSLLRIVAQSSLLVGYGLGGLLLTVVAPRHALLITVGTFLASAALLRLGTRRRPARARQAGDPQGARQVFADRRVLVLLLLSWVPPMFSVAPEALAAPYADELGVGSTGLGLLMCALPVGTVAGEVFVGSRLRPVTRERIALPLVCLTLLPYLGYALHPGLPAALLLLLLSGAGSAYTLGLDQWFVRDVPQELRGRAMTVLSAGLMTIQGVGMALAGAAAEAVGVTATVAGVGVLGTVACCVLAVVVRRTEAPGDRKPRQS; from the coding sequence ATGTCAGCCGTGCAACACAGACCGGTGGCGCAGCCCGCCGGCTATGCCCGTGTCTTCGCCGTGCCCGAGTTCCGGGCCGTCTTCGCCGCCCACACGCTGTCCATGCTCGGCGTGATCGTCAGCGAGATCGCGCTGTCCGTGCTCGTGTACGACCTCACCGGCTCGCCACTGCTGAGCGCGCTCGCCTTCGCGCTCGGCTTTCTGCCGTATCTCGTCGGCGGCACCCTGCTCTCCGGCGTCGCCGACCGCTTCCCGGCCCGGCGGGTGCTGGTGGTGTGCGACCTGGTGTGCGCGGGGTGCGTCGCGCTGATGGCGCTGCCGGGGGCGGACATCGCCGTCCTGCTCGCGCTGCGCTGCGGCCTCGCCGTCGTCTCCCCGGTGTTCGCGGGGACACGCATGGCGACCCTCGCGGACATCCTCGGCGACGGCGACCTGTTCGTGCTGGGCCGGTCCCTGCTGCGGATCGTCGCGCAGAGCTCTCTGCTGGTCGGATACGGCCTGGGCGGGCTGCTCCTCACCGTCGTGGCACCGCGGCACGCGCTGCTGATCACCGTCGGCACCTTCCTGGCCTCGGCCGCGCTGCTGCGCCTCGGCACCCGGCGGCGCCCCGCACGGGCCAGGCAGGCCGGGGATCCCCAGGGCGCCCGGCAGGTGTTCGCCGACCGGCGGGTCCTGGTCCTGCTGCTCCTGTCCTGGGTGCCGCCCATGTTCTCCGTGGCCCCGGAGGCGCTGGCCGCGCCGTACGCCGACGAGCTCGGCGTCGGCTCCACCGGCCTCGGCCTGCTGATGTGCGCCCTGCCCGTGGGGACGGTCGCGGGTGAGGTGTTCGTGGGCTCCCGGCTGCGGCCCGTGACCCGCGAGCGGATCGCGCTGCCGCTGGTCTGCCTGACGCTGCTGCCCTACCTCGGCTACGCCCTGCACCCCGGCCTGCCGGCCGCCCTGCTCCTGCTGCTGCTCTCCGGCGCCGGATCCGCATACACCCTGGGCCTGGACCAGTGGTTCGTGCGGGACGTGCCGCAGGAGCTGCGCGGCCGTGCCATGACCGTGCTCAGCGCGGGGCTGATGACGATCCAGGGTGTGGGCATGGCCCTGGCGGGTGCGGCGGCGGAGGCCGTCGGCGTGACCGCGACCGTCGCGGGTGTCGGGGTGCTGGGCACGGTGGCCTGCTGCGTGCTGGCGGTCGTGGTCCGGCGTACGGAAGCTCCGGGCGACCGAAAGCCGAGACAGAGCTGA
- a CDS encoding MTH1187 family thiamine-binding protein — MIVAFSVTPLGVGEDVGEYVADAVRVVRESGLPNRTDAMFTSIEGEWDEVMAVVKRAVAVVGERAPRVSVVLKADIRPGVTDGLTSKVETVERHLAG, encoded by the coding sequence ATGATCGTCGCCTTCTCCGTGACGCCTCTGGGGGTCGGCGAGGACGTGGGGGAGTACGTCGCCGACGCCGTGCGTGTCGTCCGTGAGTCGGGGCTGCCCAACCGCACCGACGCGATGTTCACCTCCATCGAGGGGGAGTGGGACGAGGTCATGGCCGTGGTGAAGCGTGCCGTCGCCGTCGTGGGGGAGCGCGCGCCGCGCGTGTCGGTCGTCCTCAAGGCCGACATCCGTCCCGGTGTGACCGACGGTCTCACCTCCAAGGTGGAGACGGTCGAGCGCCATCTGGCCGGCTAG
- a CDS encoding MarR family winged helix-turn-helix transcriptional regulator yields the protein MPKPLSLPFDPIARADDLWKQRWGNVPSMAAITSIMRAHQILLGEVDAVVKPYGLTFARYEALVLLTFSKAGELPMSKIGERLMVHPTSVTNTVDRLVRSGLVAKRPNPNDGRGTLAVITDKGREVVEAATRDLMAMDFGLGAYDAEECGEIFAMLRPLRVAAHDFDEQ from the coding sequence GTGCCGAAGCCTCTCAGTCTTCCCTTCGACCCCATCGCCCGTGCCGACGACCTCTGGAAGCAGCGCTGGGGAAACGTGCCGTCGATGGCCGCGATCACCTCGATCATGCGTGCGCACCAGATCCTGCTCGGCGAGGTCGACGCGGTGGTGAAGCCGTACGGACTGACCTTCGCGCGTTACGAGGCGCTGGTGCTGCTCACCTTCTCCAAGGCCGGCGAGCTGCCGATGTCGAAGATCGGTGAGCGGCTCATGGTGCATCCCACCTCCGTGACGAACACCGTGGACCGGCTGGTGAGGTCGGGTCTGGTGGCCAAGCGGCCCAACCCCAACGACGGGCGCGGCACGCTCGCCGTCATCACGGACAAGGGCCGCGAGGTGGTCGAGGCGGCCACCCGGGACCTGATGGCGATGGACTTCGGGCTCGGGGCGTACGACGCGGAGGAGTGCGGGGAGATCTTCGCGATGCTGCGGCCGCTGCGGGTCGCGGCACACGACTTCGACGAGCAGTGA
- a CDS encoding AIM24 family protein, whose protein sequence is MALREINSKMVEATVLPGQRLFSQRGAMLAYKGDVSFTPNVQGGQGGIMSMIGRRVAGEATPLMTVEGSGTVFFGHGGHHVQVINLSGDTLYVEADRLLAFEGTLQQGTMFMGSQGGVMGMVRGQVTGQGLFTTTLKGHGAVAVMAHGGVFEIPITPQRPVHVDPQAYVAHHGDVRNKLSTALGWRDMVGRGSGEAFQLELSGSGTVYVQASEEKL, encoded by the coding sequence ATGGCCCTTCGGGAGATCAATTCCAAGATGGTCGAGGCCACGGTGCTGCCCGGCCAGCGGTTGTTCAGTCAGCGCGGGGCCATGCTCGCCTACAAGGGCGACGTCTCCTTCACGCCCAACGTCCAGGGCGGCCAGGGCGGGATCATGTCGATGATCGGCCGCCGCGTCGCCGGCGAGGCCACCCCGCTGATGACCGTGGAGGGCAGCGGCACCGTCTTCTTCGGGCACGGCGGCCATCACGTCCAGGTCATCAACCTCTCCGGCGACACCCTCTACGTCGAGGCCGACCGGCTGCTCGCCTTCGAGGGCACGCTCCAGCAGGGGACTATGTTCATGGGCTCGCAGGGCGGGGTCATGGGGATGGTCCGGGGACAGGTGACGGGGCAGGGGCTGTTCACGACCACCCTCAAGGGGCACGGGGCCGTCGCCGTGATGGCGCACGGGGGCGTGTTCGAGATTCCCATCACTCCGCAGCGCCCGGTCCATGTCGATCCGCAGGCCTATGTCGCCCACCACGGCGACGTGCGCAACAAGCTGTCGACCGCGCTGGGCTGGCGCGACATGGTGGGGCGCGGCTCCGGCGAGGCGTTCCAGCTGGAGCTGAGCGGAAGCGGCACGGTGTACGTCCAGGCCTCGGAGGAGAAGCTGTGA
- a CDS encoding DUF4166 domain-containing protein: MSSMFRTVMGAGFDRLHPQLRRRFSVGLASGEACTGRGVMDRIWHGGAFVKPFLALGTTRNILVPREGRNISFKIENVPYEDTFGRETVTFVRTFDLPGRSRRFDAQMVLSPKGDRILDYLGTHQHLASELHFRAEPDGSLLIRSGEHRFREGAVDVRVPELIGATAEVRESYDDAAGRFRIRVRVVNKYFGPLFGYEGSFTASYTDIRTCGVRPGLRPVREESRA, from the coding sequence TTGAGCTCGATGTTCCGCACGGTCATGGGCGCCGGCTTCGACCGCCTCCACCCTCAGCTGCGACGCCGTTTCTCGGTGGGCCTGGCGAGCGGTGAGGCCTGCACCGGCCGGGGCGTGATGGACCGCATCTGGCACGGCGGGGCCTTCGTGAAGCCGTTCCTGGCCCTCGGTACCACCCGTAACATCCTGGTTCCGCGCGAGGGCAGGAACATTTCTTTCAAGATCGAGAATGTGCCCTACGAGGACACCTTCGGGCGTGAGACGGTGACGTTCGTGCGCACCTTCGACCTGCCGGGACGCTCCCGCCGCTTCGACGCCCAGATGGTGCTGAGCCCCAAGGGGGACCGCATCCTCGACTATCTCGGCACCCACCAGCACCTCGCCAGCGAGCTGCACTTCCGCGCCGAGCCCGACGGCTCCTTGCTCATCCGCTCCGGCGAACACCGCTTCCGGGAGGGCGCGGTAGACGTCCGGGTGCCCGAACTCATCGGCGCCACGGCCGAGGTGCGGGAGTCCTACGACGACGCGGCGGGCCGCTTCCGCATCCGCGTACGGGTGGTGAACAAGTACTTCGGCCCGCTCTTCGGCTACGAGGGTTCCTTCACGGCGTCCTACACGGACATCCGGACCTGTGGCGTACGACCCGGTCTGCGCCCGGTGCGCGAGGAGTCCCGCGCATGA